GGTAATTCATGCCCAGCGCCTGGCCGGCCCATACCTGGCCGCGGGGAATCGACTGTATGCCACTGCGCATGATCTCGCAATAGTAGGCCGCCTCGAACATGATGAAGGTGATCAGCGCGGAAGAAAACGCGCCCACTTTCACGGGTTCTTCCGCACCGATGATCCAGGCGGCAATATACGGCACCAGGAAGTAGAACCAGAAGATCACCAGCACCAGCGGGATCGAGCGTATCAGGTTGACGTAGCTCGACGCCACGCCCGAGATGAGGCGGTTGCTGGACAGGCGCATCAGCGCCAGCAGGGTGCCCAGCACGATGCCGCCCACCATGGCCAGCGCCGTCAGTTTCAGGGTGAACACCATGCCGGTCTGGAACAGGTAAACCCACGAGCGGGAGATGACATCGAAGTCGAAATTACCGAACATATCAATGTCCTCCTGTCTTGGCGCCGGCGACGATGAAGCCCGGAATGGCGACTTTTTTCTCGATCAGGTGCATCAGCACCACCACCAGCAGATTGACGACGACGTAGATGATGGTGGCGGCCGAAAACGCCTCGAATACCTGGAACGAGAATTCCTGGATGGCGCGCGCGCTGGCCGTCAGTTCGATCAGGCCGATGGTCAGCGCCACGGAACTGTTCTTGATGATGTTCAAAAATTCGCTGGTCAGCGGCGGCATGATGACGCGCGCGGCCATCGGCAGCAAAATGAAGCGGTAGGTTTGCGGCAGGGTCAGCCCCAGCGCCGTGCCGGCCAGTTTCTGCCCGCGCGGCAGCGCCTCGATACCGGTCGTGACCTGCACGGCCACGCGCGAGGAAGTAAAGAATCCCAGGCACAGCACGGCCGTGACGAACGGCGCATTCGGCAGCGACTTGACCCAGGCGCCCAGGTCGGGCGGCAGCAGTTCCGGCATGACGAAATACCAGAGGAACATCTGCACCAGCAGCGGTACGTTGCGGAACAATTCCACATACGCATTGGCCACGCCCACCAGCCATTTATTCGGCAGGGTACGGACGGTGCCGATCACCAGGCCCAGGATCAGGGCCATGATCCAGGCCGCACCGGCCGTGGCCAAGGTCCATATCAGGCCGGACCACAGGGTGTCCATATACGTGCCCACGCCATCGGGAGAAATCTCCCAGAAAATGCGCCAATTCCAGTTGTAATTCATGATCATCCTTCGCATGCAGCCCGAGGAGAGCGGCCAGCCGGCCACCCGCCCCGCAAATAAAACGGGAGGCTTGCGCCCCCCGATTTGTTACGCAATCTTTACTTTTTCCGCTTGTCCGACGTCTTCTGCGCTTCCGGTACGGCCGCATAGGCCGCCGGGTCACCGGAGTCGGTCGGGTTGGCAAACACGGCCTTCAATTGCGGCGGCATGGGGAATTTCAGGTTGATGTTTTTCGGCGGGATCGGCGAGGTAAACCATTTCGCGTAAATGCGGTTGATGTCGTCGCTCTTGTACAGGCGGATCAAGGCATCGTCGACCACTTTCTTGAAGGCCGGGTCGCCCTTGCGCAGCATGATGCCGTATGGCTCGACCGACAGCGCTTCCTTGGTGATTTCGTAGTCGTTCGGGTTTTTCGAGCTGGCCACTTGCGACGCCAGCAAAATGTCGTCGTTGGCTTCAGCCACCGCGCGGCCCGTTTCCAGCATCAGGAACGATTCAGGATGATCCTTGCCGACGGCGATATTCATGCCCAGGTTCTTTTCCTTGTTCAGGATCGTCATCTGCTTGATGGTCGACGTACCGGCCGTGGCGACCAGGGTCTTGCCGCGCAAGTCTTCCAGGGTCTTGATGTTCGAGGATTTTTTCGCCAGCACGCGGTTGCCGATGACGAACATGGTCGGGGCGAACGCCACCTGCTGCTGGCGCTCCAGGTTGTTCGTCGTCGAGCCGCATTCGAGGTCGATGGTGCCGTTGGCCATCAGCGGGATGCGGTTGGCCGAGGTGACGGGGCTCATCACCACTTTCAGTTCGGTCAGGCCCAGGTGCTTTTGCAGGGCCGTGACGACTTTCATGCACAGGTCGATCGAATAACCCTGGTATTGCTGCTTGTCATCGAGGTAGGAGAAGGGCACGGAGCCGTCGCGCACGCCGAGGGTGACGGAACCGGCTTTCTTGATCTTGGCCAAGGTGCCGGTCAATTCCTGAGCCTGGACTGGCGACATGCTGCTGATGACACCGACGCTGAGTAGCGTGGCGATGATTTTGGTCAATTTCATAAATTCTCCTGGGCGGACAAACCGGATGGACTCCGAACGAAACAACTGTGGTGCAGACGCCACCAATGGAATTAATTTTATTTCATTTTCAGCGCCGGACCAGCCGTTTTCTGCGATTGCCATCAAATAGGCGCTGTACGCGCGCCCGAATCAGCGCGGCTGTAGCATTTTTCCTACTGATTTCCCATTCCCGATTTATTTTGCCGGCGCCAGCCCCGCCAGGGCATCGTCCTCTTCCTCAGCATCGTCAGTATTGGCCTGCTGGCGTTGCCACATCTGCGCGTACAAACCGTCAAGCACCAGCAATTGCGGATGCGTGCCCCGCTCGACGATGCGGCCATGGTCGAGCACCAGGATTTGCTGGGCGTCGGCCACCGTCGACAGCCGGTGCGCAATCACCAGCGTGGTGCGGTTTTTCGCGATGTCCTTCAGCTGCGACTGGATCGCCTGCTCGGCCTTCGAATCGAGCGCCGACGTCGCTTCGTCGAAGATCAATATCGCCGGGTCTTTCAGCAGGGTGCGGGCAATGGCCACGCGCTGCTTTTCGCCCCCCGACAGCTTCAAGCCCCGCTCGCCCACCATGGAGTTGTAGCCATCTGGCAAGCTTTCGATAAAGTCATGGATCGATGCCGCTTTGGCCGCCGCCACGATGGCCTCCTTGCTGGCGCCTGGCTTGCCGTAGGCGATGTTGTATTCGATGGTGTCGTTGAACAGCACCGTGTCCTGCGGCACGATGCCGATGGCCGCGCGCAAGGAATCCTGCGTGATGCCGCGCAAGTCCTGGCCATCGATGGTGATGCCGCCGCCATCGACTTCATAAAAACGGAACAGCAAGCGCGACAGGGTCGACTTGCCCGAGCCGCTGTGGCCCACCACGGCCGTCGTGGTGCCGGCCGGAATCTGGAAATCCACGTCGAACAGGATTTGCCGCTTGGCTTCATAGCTGAAATCCACGTGCTCGAAACGCACGGCCGCGCCACGCGTGACGAGCGGCCTGGCCTCCGGCGTGTCGGCGATTTCGCGGTTTTCGTTCAGCAAGGAAAACAGGCGCTCCATGTCGGCCAGGCTTTGCTTGATTTCGCGGTAAATGACGCCCAGGAAATTGAGGGGGATATACAGCTGGATCATGAAGGCATTCACCAGCACCAGGTCGCCCAGGGTCATCGTGCCGGCGATCACGCCGACGGTGGCACGCCAGAGAATTAATGTCACGGCCGTGGCGATGATCAGGGACTGGCCTGTGTTCAGCAGCGACAGCGAGGTCTGCGATTTCACGGCCGCCGATTCATAGCGCTGCAAGCCTTCGTCGTAGCGCTTTGCCTCGTAATCCTCGTTGCCGAAATATTTCACGGTTTCATAGTTGATCAGCGAATCGATGGCCTTGGTATTGGCTTTGGAATCGAGGTCGTTCATGGTGCGGCGGAAATGCGTGCGCCAGTTCGTCACCAAGACGGTAAACGCGATGTACGACACCAGCGCCACCGCCGTGATCACGGTAAACCAGATGTCGTAATGCAAGACCAGATAGCCGAGCACCAGGGTGATTTCCACCAGCGTCGGCAAGATGTTGAACAGGGTATAGGAAATGAGCGAGCCGACACTGCGCGTGCCCCGTTCGATATCGCGCGTCATGCCGCCCGTCTGGCGGTTCAGGTGAAAACGCAGCGACAAGGCATGCAGGTGGCGGAACACTTGCAGGGCGATGGTGCGCACGGCCCGCTGCGTGACCCGGGCAAACAGGAATTCGCGCAGTTCTGTGAACAAGGTGGTCGACAGGCGCAGCAAGCCATACGCCACCAGCAAGCCGACGGGCAGCACCAGCAGCGCTTGCGGATGGGCCGCCGTGATCGTCATGGCGTCGACGAGTTTTTTCAGGATCAGGGGCACGCCAACGTTGGCCAGCTTGGCGCCCACCAGGCATAGCAGCGCCAGCAATACTCTCCATTTGTAGACCCAGAGATACGGCAACAAGGTCTTGATGGTGGCGAAATCGCTGTGGTTGGCGGAGGCTGGCGAGCGGGGCGGAGGGGGAGTCTGGGAACGGCGCATGGCGAATGTCGGCTTTTTATGGTTCAATCGGGGCAATTGTAGCCTTTCATGAGAATAAAAGATGAGCACCTCCCCCGACCGTCCCGATAACTGCCTCGCCTCCGGCCTGCCCGCCGGAAAAATGCCGGAATTGCGCATGATGCCCGCGCCGTCCGACGCCAATGTGTACGGCGACGTCTTCGGCGGCTGGATCATGGCGCAGGTCGATATCGCCGGTTCCCTGCCGGCCACGCGGCGCGCCAACGGCCGCGTTGCCACCATCGCCGTCAACTCCTTCATCTTCAAAAACCCCGTCTTCGTCGGCGATTTGCTCTCCTTCTACGCCGACATCGTCAAGGTAGGCAATACCTCGATCACCGTCAATGTCGAGGTATATGCCGAGCGCAACCGCCTGCAGGCGTGCATCGTGAAAGTCACGGAAGCAACCCTGATCTATGTGGCGACGGACTCCGACCGCAAGCCGCGCAAGGTGCCGCCGATCGAGACCTTATTGTCGTCTTGATTGTCGCAATAATTCCACACCATGGATAGCCAGCGCCGCATCTTCCTGCAAAGCGCTGCGCGCATCACCGCGCTGGCCGCGGCCGGCAGCGTGCTGTCCGGTTCCAGCGCGAGCGCCGCCACGCGCATGAATGGCAACGGCTATCCGTTTGCGCTCGGTGTCGCTTCCGGCTCGCCCTTGCCGGATGCGGTGGTGCTGTGGACGCGCATCTGCTACGACCCGCTGCAGGCAGCCGCCACGCCCGCCGTCGCCCTGACAGTGCGCTGGGAACTAGCCGAAGACGAGGCGTTCCGGCGCATCGCCGCCAAGGGCCAGGCCACGGCCATGCCGACCCTGGCGCACAGCGTGCACGTCGACGTGGGCGGCCTCGCGCCCGGGCGCTGGTACTGGTACCGTTTTATCTTTGGCGACGCCGTCAGCCCCGTGGGCCGCACGCGCACGGCGCCCGCCGCCGACAGCCTGCCCACCTCGCTGAAGCTGGCCGTCGCTTCGTGCCAGCACTGGGAATTCGGCGCCTATGCGGCGCACCGGCATATCGCCGCGGCCGCGCCCGACCTGGTGGCTTTCCTCGGCGACTACATTTATGAATGGGGACCGTACCAGCTGCAGCATCCAAGCCGGGCCATGCGCACGCACGAAAGTTTTACGTTGGACGAGTACCGCGCCCGCTATGCGCAATACAAGAGCGACCAGGATTTGCAGGGCGCGCACCTGGCCGCGCCGTGGATCGTCACCTGGGATGACCATGAAGTGGCCAACGATTACGGCAACGACCGCGACGAATTGCTCACGCCCACCTTTTTGCAGCGCCGCGCGGCCGCCTACCAGGCGTTTTATGAACACATGCCGCTGCGCCTGCTGCCGCTGGGGCGACGCGGCTTTGTCGACATGCGCATCTACCAGCGCTATGACTGGGGCCGGCTGGCGCGCTTCCACGTGCTCGATGACCGGCAGTACCGCGCCTATCACGCGTGCGCCAGGCCGGGCCGCGGCGGCTCCAATTCCGTCACCACGCGCCACTGTCCCGACTTGCGCAAACCCGGCCGCACCATGCTGGGCGAGGAACAGCAGCGCTGGCTGCAAGCCGGCCTTGACGACTCCCCGGCGCGCTGGAATATCCTCGCCCAGCAAACCCTGATGGCGCAATCGAGCCAGGTGCCGATTGTGCGACCCGGCGATGAACGCATCTGGACCGATGGCTGGGACGGTTACCCGATGGCGCGCCAGCACCTGCTCGACGCCTTGCAAAGCAGCAAGGCCAGCAACCCGCTGGTGCTGTCGGGCGACGTGCATACCTTTTATGCCACGGAACTGAGCCGCAACGCCATGCGCCCCACCGGCAAGAACAATCCCGTGCTGGCCACCGAATTTTGCGGCACCTCCATCACATCAAGTTCCCGCCCGCAGGCGCGCACCGAGCAGTACGTGGCGATGAACCCGCACATCCGCTACGGACGCAGCGACAAGCGCGGCTATATGTTGATGGAAATCACGCCAGAGAAAACGACGACCCTGTTCCAGGGCCTGGAGAATGTGCGCGACAGCGCATCGGGCATCGCGACACTGGCCCGCTTTGTCGTGCACGATGGCAAGGCTGGCGTGCAACGCATCTAGCACATGCTTTTCAAGGCATCGCGGTAGCGCCGGCTGACGGGCACTTCACCGCCCGTGGACAGCACGGCGCGCGCATCGCCCGATTCCAGCGGCACGATGCTCTGTACAAATGCAAGGTTGACGATATAGCTGCGGTGCACGCGCACGTAGCGATTACCATCCAGGCGGCGCTCGATGGCGGCCATGGTCGAGCGCAGCGGGTAATCGTGGCCACGCACGTGCAAATTGACATAATTACCCCAGGCCTGTATCCATTCAATGTCGCCGGCGGGCAGCAAAAAATCCTTGCCCAGCTTGCGCACCAGGAAGCGCTCCGGCTGCTGCACCGGTTCCACGGCCGGGCCTTCATCAGGTTCGCCCAGCAGGGTCGCCTCGCCTTGCCAGCGCATCAGCAGTAGCTGGTAAAAGCCCGTGAACAATAAGATAGAGAAGTAAGTACGCACATCCTTGACGTATTCGTATGGCAATTCACGCCACCAGTTACCGAAATCGTAATCGCTGCCGGCGCTCCAGTAGGCCAGCTTGCGCAAGGCTACCATGGCCAGCACATGCACGAGGCTGTAGACGAGCGAGGCGGCCAGGTGCCAGCGCAGGTTCTGGCGCTGGAACACCAGGTGCAGCGGCCGCAACTGGTTGGCCAGGATCACCAGTGGTACCAGCGCCAGCAACACCAGGTTGCTGCTCCACTCCCACACGGCCACTTCCCAAAAAGGCGTAGCGAGCCCGGCACGCTGGCGGTCGGTCCAGCTGATCCAGCAGTTGAGCGACGTTTGCAGCAGATATAGGACGATCCAGAAAGCTGGTTCGGCGATCTGGCGCCAGCGTTGATATCGTTGCAACAAATCGGTGGAAGACAGGCGCATGGTGTCGGACGGTGGATGAGTTGCATGATTGTAAGGTCCCAAAGCCGTCCCAGCATCACCGCTCGTCACAAACAGCCCGCAATTGGTCACTTTTCGCTGGTTCACCCCGCGCGGCATGCCTATGCTGGGGCCTTCCCTGACCAACGGATCTCGCGACCATGATCACCAATTCTCGCCGTTACGATATCGATGCCTTGCGCTTTCTTGTCTTCAGCCTGCTGATCGTCTACCACACGGCCATGCTGTACCTGGACGGTGCCGCCTTCCACATGAAGAGCAGCTACCTGACGGAAACGTTGAACTATCCCATGGTCTTTATCAACCGTTGGCGCATGGAAATCGTGTTCCTCATTTCCGGCGTGTCCTGCGCCATGATGACGCAAACGTCCAGGCGGGCCTTCCTGTGGCGCAGGGTCAAGCGCCTGTTGCTGCCCCTGCTGTTTGGCGTGCTCGTGGTGATACCCGTGCAGCCGTATTGCGAAGGCGTCACGAACGGCCTGGTCGAACCTGGCTATGGACAATTCCTGCTGGATTACTTTGGCGGCCATGCCTGGCCAGCTGGCGCATTTACGGGCTGGAAGACCAGTTTTACCTGGAATCATCTGTGGTATCTCGTGTATTTGTTGCTGTACACCATCGTGCTGGTGGCGCTCCAGCCGCTGCTGGCCAAGGCAAGGCCGCTGTTTACGGGGTTGCGCGGCTGGCGCCTGTTGATCCTGCCAGCCCTGCCGGCGCTGGCGGCAACGGCCTTCCTGAAACTGCGCTATCCGGAAAACCACGCGCTGGTGAAGGACTGGTACGCGCACGCCATCTATTTCACCCTGTATCTGTATGGCTGGTGGCTGGGCAATGACAAGGGAGTGTGGCAAGAGCTGGCGCGCTTGCGCTGGCATGCGCTGCTGCTGGCGCCCTGCGCGTTTGCCGTGTACATGGCGTTCGACCAGATGTATTCGGAGAACCTGCTGACCTGGGCCTCGTTCGGCTCCTGGCCCATGCGCAACCTGTATATGTGGCTGGCCATCTGCGCCATTCTGGGCTGGTCGCATACGCTATTGAACCGCCCTTTTGCCTGGCTGCCATGGGCGCGCCAGGCCGTCTTTCCTTGGTACATATTGCACCAGAGCGCGATCGTGCTGCTGGCGTATTGGCTCGTGCCCCTGAAGCTTGGGCCAGTGGCGGAACCGCTGCTGGTACTGGCCGGCACGGTGGCGATCTGCTGGCTGGGAACCTCGCTGCTGATCAGCAAGGTGAACTGGCTGCGGCCCTGCTTCGGCTTGCCCGCCCGCCCAGGCCGAAACCTGGCGGCGGACACGGCCTTGGCTGCGAATCAGGCAACCTTCTTTTCATCGCGCAATTGACGGCGCAAGATCTTGCCGACGTTGGTTTTCGGCAATTCATCGCGGAACTCGATGTATTTCGGTTTCTTGTAGGCCGTCAATTCATGCTTGCAATGCTCACGGATCTGCTCCACCGTCAGGTTCGGATCCTTGCGCACGACAAACACTTTCACGGCTTCGCCCGCGTTGGCGTCCGGCACGCCGATGCACGCGCATTCCAGCACGCCCGGGCACGATGAAACCACGTCTTCCACTTCGTTCGGATACACGTTGAAGCCGGAGACGATGATCATGTCTTTCTTGCGGTCCACGATCTTCACGTAGCCGCGCTCGTCCATGACGCCCACGTCGCCCGTCTTGAAGTAGCCGTCGGCCGTCATCGACTTGGCCGTTTCATCGGGACGCTGCCAGTAGCCGGCCATCACTTGCGGGCCGCGCACGGCGATTTCACCCGGTTCGCCCAGCGGCACTTCCACGCCGTCGTCGTTCAGGATCGCCACTTCCGTCGACGGGAAAGGCAAGCCGATGGTGCCCGTAAATTCCGTGATGTCGACACGGTTGCCCGTCACCACGGGCGACGTTTCCGACATGCCATAGCCTTCGATCAGCGGGCAGCCCGTCAGTTTCAGCCAGCGCTCGGCCACGTTGCGCTGCAGGGCCATGCCGCCGCCATTGCACACCTTGTAGCTGGAGAAATCGAGCTTGGCAAACTCGGCATTGTTCAGCAGCGCGTTGTACAGGGTATTGACGGCCGGGAAAACGACGATCTTGTGCTTGCTCAATTCCTTGACGAAACCGGGAATGTCGCGCGGGTTCGGGATCAGCACGCTCATGCCGCCCAGGCGCATGCCCATCAGGGCGCTGACCGTCAGCGAATAGATGTGATACAGGGGCAAGGCGCACATGAATCCCATCGAGGTGGCGCGCATTTCAGGCGTCATCACGGGCGACATCCACGCCTCGTTTTGCAATACGTTGGCGATCACGTTACGGTGCAACAACATCGCGCCCTTCGACACGCCCGTCGTGCCACCCGTGTATTGCAGGAAGACGATATCGTCATGCCCCTGCTGCACGGGCTGCAAGGTCAGGCGCGCACCTTCGGCCAGCATCTTGTTGAAACTGATGGCGCCCGGCAAGGAAAACGCAGGCACCATTTTCTTGATCTTGCGCACGACGAAGTTGACGATCGTGCCTTTCAGTCCACCCAGCAAGTCGCCCATGGTGGCGACGATCACATGCTTGACCTGGGTATGCGGCAACACCTGCTCCACCGTGGTGGCGAAGTTTTCCAGCACGATGATCGCTGCACTGCCCGAATCGATCAGCTGGTGCTGCAATTCACGCGGTGTGTACAGCGGGTTGACGTTCACCACCGTATAGCCGGCGCGCAAAATCGCCGCCATCGCCACCGGATATTGCAGCACGTTCGGCAGCATGATCGCCACGCGCGCACCCGGTTGCAGGCCCTTGCTTTGCAGCCAGGCACCCATCTGCCGCGACAGTTGGTCGAGCTCACGGTAGGTCATGAATTTATCCATGCACACGAAAGCGTTACGGTCCGCATATTTCTGGAACGACTCTTCCAGCAAATGTGTCACGGAACGGTATTGCGTGCAGTCTATCTCTGCGGGAACGCTGTCCGGGTATGACTTCAACCAAATCTTGTCCATCTCGCCTCATCTTTATCTGTAAAAGGGATGCGCCTCCTGGCGCATCCACATTGTTTATGCTGCTATCGTTTTCTCGTCACGCAGGGCGCGACGCAAAATCTTGCCGACGTTGGTTTTCGGCAGTTCATCGCGGAACTCGATGTATTTCGGCCGCTTGTAGCCCGTGAATTGTTCCTTGCAATACGCGGCCAGCACTGCCTGGGTCAGGTTCGGGTCCTTGCGCACGACAAACACTTTCACGGCTTCACCCGAATGCTCATCAGGCACGCCCACGCAGGCGCACTCAAGCACGCCCGGATGGGCGGCGATGACGGCTTCGACTTCGTTCGGATACACGTTGAAGCCGGAGACGAGGATCATGTCTTTCTTGCGATCCACGATTTTCACGTAGCCGCGCTCATCCATGATGCCCACGTCGCCCGACTTGAAATAGCCGTCGGCCGTCATGACCTTGGCCGTTTCATCGGGACGGTTCCAGTAGCCGCTCATCACTTGCGGGCCACGGATGGCGATTTCGCCCGTCTGGCCCAACGGCACTTCCTTGCCGTCATCGTCGAGAATCGCGATCTCGGTCGACGGAATCGGCAAGCCGATGGTGCCTGAAAACGCCGTGCTGTCGGCACGGTTGCAGGTGGCGACGGGCGACGTTTCCGACAGGCCATAACCCTCGATGATGGACACGCCCGTCGCTTGCAGCCACTTGTCATTGACGGCTTGCTGCACCGCCATGCCGCCGCCATTGGCGATCTTCAAGCCCGAGAAATCGAGCTTGGCGAAGTCCGGGTGATTCACCAGCGCGTTATACAGGGTATTGACCGCCGGCAACAAATTGAACTTGTACTTGCCCAGCTCCTTGATCAGGCCCGGGATATCGCGCGGATTCGGGATCAGGATATTCAGCGCGCCCACGCGCGTGCCCCACATGGCGCACGCCGTCAGGGCAAAGATATGGTACAGCGGCAAGGCGCAGACAACGATCATCTGTTCCTTGCTGTTCTGGTCGAGCGCCGCGCCCGACCACGCTTCGCTCTGCAGCACATTGGCGATCACATTGCGGTGGCTCAAGGTCGCGCCTTTCGACACGCCCGTGGTGCCGCCCGTGTATTGCAGGAAAGCAGGGTCATTGATGCTCAGCTCGACGGGCGTGAGTTTCATGCGGCTGCCCAGCGCCAGCGCCTGCTTGAAACGCATGGCGTTCGGCAAGGAATACGCGGGCACCATCTTCTTGACGTTGCGCACGACAAAATTGACGAGCATGCCTTTCAAACCGCCCAGCATCTCGCCCATGCTGGCGACGACGATGTGCTTGATGGCCGTCTTGCTCAATACTTGTTCGAGTGTATGGGCGAAGTTTTCCAGCACGATGATGGCTTCGCTGCCCGAATCGTTGAGCTGGTGCTCGAGTTCGCGCGGCGTGTACAGCGGGTTGACGTTGACCACCGTGTAGCCGGCGCGCAGCACGGCGGCAATGGCCACCGGATACTGCAGCACGTTCGGCATCATCAGGGCAACTCTGGCGCCCTTCTTCAGGCCACGGCTTTGCAGCCAGGCACCGAGCTGGCGCGAATAGGTGTCGAGCTCGGCATAGGTGAGAAATTTGTCCATGCAGACATAGGCATTGCGGTCCGCATATTTTTGAAACGCTTCTTCCAGCACATGCACCAGCGAACGATATTGATCCGGATCGATGTCGGCGGGAACGCCGGGAGGATACGACTTCAGCCAAATTTTTTCCATCCTGTGCCTCTTGTCTCGAATAATCGTGGGGGAGCCGGCGCAGCCTGCCGGCGCGGATCATTGCTGCGGATTCTGTCGTCCTGCAGTCAGTTTGAGCATTCTGACGAGCAATTGCTCTATGCTACTAATGCGATGCTATCGGGCGCCGCGCTTCCATGCAAGCGCTTTCAACAGTATTCGAGCAGCAACTCTAGGAGCATTTTGTGCTGCACTGCAGCATGATAAATACACTGTTACCGAATCGCTTACCTCGCCGTACGGGACAATCTTTACGGGTCAGGGGCTGGACAATTGTTCCAGCGCATGCCTGCGCTCAGGCTGCTTGATCTGGGCCATTGTGTGCACTGCAGCATAAAAAGCACGAAAGTTCTTTTTTTCTTCCAGCAATTTTTTGAAGGCAGGCAAAAATTCATTGTAGGTCGACACGGAAGCCAGGTGCGCATTGCTCAATGGCTGCTCGAACCAGCGGTCGTAACCGGCAAAACCGCCCCAGTTTTTCTTCAGCACCTGGTAGGCGTCTTGCAGTGCCGTAAATACTTGCGCCTTGCGCGCGCGCTTCTCGGCATCGCTGGCGTCACTGGCATACACGGCTTCCAGCCTCCCCCGGTATGTCAGCAGCAAGGCCAGGAAATCCTGGCGCCGCCCTGCGTACTGGGCGTATGAGGCGCGCATCGCGTCATTGCCTTCGCGCGCCAGCCAGCGCTGCACGCCCGCCTCTTCCACGGCGCTGGCGAACGATTCGTTGAAGGCCGAATCGCCGGGCACGTACACCACCTGGTGCGCCAGCTCATGGAAGATCAGGCGCGCCAGTTCCGCATCGTTGTAATTGATAAAGGTCGACAGCAGGGGATCATCGAACCAGCCCAGGGTGGAATACGCGGGCACGCCGCCCACCTGCACGTCGTAATGCTGGGCGCGCAACTCGTCGGCATACGCGAGCGCCTCTTCCTTGCTGTAATAGCCACGATAGCTGACGCAGCCGGCGATGGGGAAACACCATTGCAGCGGCTGCAGCGACAGTTCCGGCGTGGCCACCACGTTCCATAGCACGAACGGGCGCCGCAGGGCGGCGTAGTTCTTGTAGCTGCCATTGTCCGGTAAATCCAGCTCGCTGACGGCAAAGCGGCGAATTTGCTGCGCCCTGGCCAGGCGCACTTTCAGGCGCGGCTCGGTGGCCGGGTCCCCGAGCCAGTCACCGATGGGCCGCGCGCCCGACCACAGCGCATACTGCCCCTGCGCCGCCTGCGTGTAGTAGCGCAGCTGCGTGCAACCGCCCAGCAGCAGACACACCGTG
Above is a genomic segment from Janthinobacterium sp. 64 containing:
- a CDS encoding acyltransferase family protein, which produces MITNSRRYDIDALRFLVFSLLIVYHTAMLYLDGAAFHMKSSYLTETLNYPMVFINRWRMEIVFLISGVSCAMMTQTSRRAFLWRRVKRLLLPLLFGVLVVIPVQPYCEGVTNGLVEPGYGQFLLDYFGGHAWPAGAFTGWKTSFTWNHLWYLVYLLLYTIVLVALQPLLAKARPLFTGLRGWRLLILPALPALAATAFLKLRYPENHALVKDWYAHAIYFTLYLYGWWLGNDKGVWQELARLRWHALLLAPCAFAVYMAFDQMYSENLLTWASFGSWPMRNLYMWLAICAILGWSHTLLNRPFAWLPWARQAVFPWYILHQSAIVLLAYWLVPLKLGPVAEPLLVLAGTVAICWLGTSLLISKVNWLRPCFGLPARPGRNLAADTALAANQATFFSSRN
- a CDS encoding long-chain fatty acid--CoA ligase, translated to MEKIWLKSYPPGVPADIDPDQYRSLVHVLEEAFQKYADRNAYVCMDKFLTYAELDTYSRQLGAWLQSRGLKKGARVALMMPNVLQYPVAIAAVLRAGYTVVNVNPLYTPRELEHQLNDSGSEAIIVLENFAHTLEQVLSKTAIKHIVVASMGEMLGGLKGMLVNFVVRNVKKMVPAYSLPNAMRFKQALALGSRMKLTPVELSINDPAFLQYTGGTTGVSKGATLSHRNVIANVLQSEAWSGAALDQNSKEQMIVVCALPLYHIFALTACAMWGTRVGALNILIPNPRDIPGLIKELGKYKFNLLPAVNTLYNALVNHPDFAKLDFSGLKIANGGGMAVQQAVNDKWLQATGVSIIEGYGLSETSPVATCNRADSTAFSGTIGLPIPSTEIAILDDDGKEVPLGQTGEIAIRGPQVMSGYWNRPDETAKVMTADGYFKSGDVGIMDERGYVKIVDRKKDMILVSGFNVYPNEVEAVIAAHPGVLECACVGVPDEHSGEAVKVFVVRKDPNLTQAVLAAYCKEQFTGYKRPKYIEFRDELPKTNVGKILRRALRDEKTIAA
- a CDS encoding aminopeptidase, producing the protein MLRWPACLLVGTVCLLLGGCTQLRYYTQAAQGQYALWSGARPIGDWLGDPATEPRLKVRLARAQQIRRFAVSELDLPDNGSYKNYAALRRPFVLWNVVATPELSLQPLQWCFPIAGCVSYRGYYSKEEALAYADELRAQHYDVQVGGVPAYSTLGWFDDPLLSTFINYNDAELARLIFHELAHQVVYVPGDSAFNESFASAVEEAGVQRWLAREGNDAMRASYAQYAGRRQDFLALLLTYRGRLEAVYASDASDAEKRARKAQVFTALQDAYQVLKKNWGGFAGYDRWFEQPLSNAHLASVSTYNEFLPAFKKLLEEKKNFRAFYAAVHTMAQIKQPERRHALEQLSSP
- a CDS encoding long-chain-fatty-acid--CoA ligase encodes the protein MDKIWLKSYPDSVPAEIDCTQYRSVTHLLEESFQKYADRNAFVCMDKFMTYRELDQLSRQMGAWLQSKGLQPGARVAIMLPNVLQYPVAMAAILRAGYTVVNVNPLYTPRELQHQLIDSGSAAIIVLENFATTVEQVLPHTQVKHVIVATMGDLLGGLKGTIVNFVVRKIKKMVPAFSLPGAISFNKMLAEGARLTLQPVQQGHDDIVFLQYTGGTTGVSKGAMLLHRNVIANVLQNEAWMSPVMTPEMRATSMGFMCALPLYHIYSLTVSALMGMRLGGMSVLIPNPRDIPGFVKELSKHKIVVFPAVNTLYNALLNNAEFAKLDFSSYKVCNGGGMALQRNVAERWLKLTGCPLIEGYGMSETSPVVTGNRVDITEFTGTIGLPFPSTEVAILNDDGVEVPLGEPGEIAVRGPQVMAGYWQRPDETAKSMTADGYFKTGDVGVMDERGYVKIVDRKKDMIIVSGFNVYPNEVEDVVSSCPGVLECACIGVPDANAGEAVKVFVVRKDPNLTVEQIREHCKHELTAYKKPKYIEFRDELPKTNVGKILRRQLRDEKKVA